Within Telopea speciosissima isolate NSW1024214 ecotype Mountain lineage chromosome 8, Tspe_v1, whole genome shotgun sequence, the genomic segment CTAGATGACAACTCCCAAAGAGACTCAATTGGACTTTTGGAGTACCTCTTCGAATGCCTTGATTTCCTAACTCACGAGAAATTCAAGCTCAATTTTGAACTTAATAGGGATGAGCCTCAGATTTGGCACTATTGAAATTGATCTATCCCCTGACCAACTGGCCTGATAAGAAGTATCCTACCACCAAGAGACCCTTAACAAGGTTGGGCTTCAActttctccttcagaaatttccaGCTAGGCTTTAAGGGACTTCTTACGCAGTGGTATTTTATTGGTGAATTGAGGATTCTCTCTAATCCATGTTAAACGGGGAACTTTGATCAACTTGAGTAAAGAAAAACGAGAAGGTGACAGCTGAAACATCTAACAAATAAATGTACAGATCGTTTTGTTATTCCCCAAGTTGCAACGAATAAAATGCAGGCAATTCATACATAAATAGCGGTACGTTATGAAGAGAAACTATTTTTCGTATGTCATAGATAGGATATCAGAAATGAAATATACTAACATAAAACAAGGTAGGTGTCGATAAGCATCAAATTTCACCAACGTTTCATCTAATATCAGAAATAGCGACAGTTTATGAAATTATTGGAAAACAAAGAATGATTAATTAAAACGCACCCTGAGGAATCAATCCCCAACTCTGAGATTCCACCGATAGAATGGATGTCAGACGAGCTGAAGCAATTGCGCTGTGTAAGGGCATCAGCGATCCCAGACTGCTCAACTCCAATGGTAATCTATCACCAAATGCCACCATCGAAACCAACATAAAATAAAGAGCAAAGGTGAATGacatatagaaataaaaaaatgtaggaAGACCGAAAGCAAGTAAAGTTCAAGTTGACCTAACCTTGAAATCCCATGAACGCGCCTTGAGGAATTGGAAACCTGAGATGGACAGCCCGATTTGAGCGGAGAAAACTCAGGCGATAATGAGTTTTTGTGGAGTTTGAGAACCAGAGATTTAGAACGAGAGGATAATCTCGAAAGAATGGTTGAAGCAGCCATCGTGGTCGAATCTTTCAAAGGGTTTAAGCAGACTAATTTTGCTGCTTCGCAGGGTTTCTATGGGATACCGTTATTTCCAGGCACTATTGCATTAAGAGCTGCTAATTCAGtaattcctcttcttttcttttgaattactaaaataccctcaaGTCCGtgatctctctcacacacagcACCAGTTAGCATTCCTTGTGTGATCTCTCTCACACAACCGGACAGGAAACTGTTTCccttattgttattattatttgggCAAATTTTACGGACACCCCCTTAAGTATGTAATATGTCACGAACATCCTATACTTGGTTAAAATGTCATAGACAccccttattttatgattttatttcaacttaatcCACTCCGTTAGGTGTATGCAGTTAAGtggctgttaactcttttttaAATGACGAAATTACCCTTATCACAATGTGAACtatccataatacccttaagggttaAGGGTAAAAGCCCAAATTCAAACACTGTTCTATCTTTCATTGTCTTCGTTGGGCGGAAGGCGGAAGAAGCAAGATCAGGGAAGGGGACTTCTGCAATCAACGCCATTTTTTTACCCATTTACATCCTCTGAAGGCGGAAGGAGGAAGAACACCAACACCGGTGATGGTGTtcttggttgggtggaaaatggaaagtgaaaagaaatggGTTTAGGTTTCGGTGGAGGTAGATGGGTTGAGATAAAAATGAAGTTAGGCTTTGGGATTAGGAGACCGTAAATCATTGAGACAATAAAAATGCAGGTCATGGTTGCTGCAAAGGATAGGAACCGTAAATTCACTGAGACAATAGAGCTTCAAATTGGGCTGAAGAACTATGACCCACGAAAGGATAAGCGTTTCAGTGATTCTGTGAAATTGTCTCATAATTATGAGCAAAACGGAGGCTACAAATCCAAATTACATAACACGAGGAGTTCTGAAGAACCAGTAAACTCCAGAAATACCTGTAGCCAAACCGAGAAACCCAAAAACTGAACTATCTAAGTAAAAGGTCTGTTAATGAAACCAAATACATGTCAAAAAACGAAGAGGATCAAAGTAATGGAAACAAGGAATCAAAAACAGCGCCCAAGATGAACCCTAGTGGCACGAATCGAGAAGGTAAAGCGAAAAGCATAAGAGAAAGATGATCAAACCTGACCCTTGACCTTGAGATTGATGTGAGCCACCGACTGATCGGTGGGCTTCTTGTCTTCCTCTTGGTTTGTTACTGCCGACAttctctctccctgtctctctcCGCTATTCCCAGGTAACGACGCGAGACGATGAGGCTTGGCCTTCCCTTTCTCCTCTGCAAACCAACGCAACCGGAAAGGACACTTCGTATGGTATCTCCGTGCCGGTAGCGCCAAAGCCCTGAGGGAggaggttgtggtggtggttgaCGTCAGAGTTGGAAGGAGGTTAAAATTtacatttcaactttgggtgtTAACTGTGCTTAACATTAGGGGGGGAAGGTTGACATTTTGACTAAGTATGAGATGTCCATGACATATTgcatacttacagggggtgtccgtgaaatttgcccttaTTATTTTGGCATCTCCTATTGAGGGCCCATAGGCCATTGAAAGAAGAAttcggatcagctacccacatggggatgggtggggacagatctgaactccTGAAGGAAGGGCGCCCAAGGGGTGGGGGAGCGAGTGGGGGACAAAGGGAATAACAAGATGTACACATCCGatggaggggggggagggggaagagtcGAACATGTGACCTCTCAATGGACTTAAGATAACGCTATACTGCACTGGTAGCCACCACCTCGCCAAGAGGGGTTTCCCTGATTTATTATGTTGGAATATCTCATGTGCTATAGATAATATGTTTGAGATACTTTATATTTCATAAATTGTTATGTATATGGTactttttttctcatatttctattttattttttttgtggtaagaAGCAAAATTATTCATTAGTGGTAGCAAAGCTCGTGGCTGATGAGGCAGAAGTCTCCACCAGCCACGGAGTGGAATTTGGCCAAACTGCCATACATTGCACGACAGGGCCCTCCTGGCTAAGTAGTCAGCTATGACATTGGACTCCCTAGGAATACATCTGAAGTTACAATTAACAAAATGAGGGA encodes:
- the LOC122671837 gene encoding uncharacterized protein LOC122671837 isoform X1, whose protein sequence is MAASTILSRLSSRSKSLVLKLHKNSLSPEFSPLKSGCPSQVSNSSRRVHGISRLPLELSSLGSLMPLHSAIASARLTSILSVESQSWGLIPQANWTVGALV
- the LOC122671837 gene encoding uncharacterized protein LOC122671837 isoform X2, which encodes MAASTILSRLSSRSKSLVLKLHKNSLSPEFSPLKSGCPSQVSNSSRRVHGISRLPLELSSLGSLMPLHSAIASARLTSILSVESQSWGLIPQGISMPL